A genomic window from Lotus japonicus ecotype B-129 chromosome 1, LjGifu_v1.2 includes:
- the LOC130729402 gene encoding uncharacterized protein LOC130729402: MDPSECPFDLAAYIQNSQIEEAYVLNRFRERRRKIREDAAPRSRKYLGRDHTAANQMLIGDYFANEPTYDDAMFRRRYRMQKHLFLRIVDDLSSSDNYFTQRVDAANKQGISPLAKCTTAMRMLAYGVAADAVDEYIKIGGTTALECLRRFCKGIIRLYEQQYLRAPTQEDLQRILHANDMRGFPGMIGSIDCMHWEWKNCPKAWEGQFTRGDKGTTTVILEAVATYDLWIWHAFFGCPGTLNDINVLDRSPVFDDVEQGKTPAVNFVVNQRPYNMAYYLADGIYPSYPTFIKTIRLPQSEPDKLFAKVQEGCRKDIERAFGVLQARFQIIREPARLWDIDDLSIIMRSCIILHNMIVEDERDTYAQRWTDFEQSGEGGSSTQQPYSTEVLPAFANHVRARSELRDSNVHHELQADLVKHIWAKFGMSQD, encoded by the coding sequence atggatccatctgagtgtccttttgatcttgcagcatacattcaaaatagtcaaattgaagaagcttatgtactCAACCGATTTAGAGAGCGTCGAAGAAAAATTCGAGAAGATGCTGCACCTCGTAGTAGAAAATATCTCGGTAGAGATCATACAGCGGCAAACCAGATGCTAATtggcgactactttgccaatgagcctacatatgacgatgcaatgtttcgtcgtcggtaccggatgcaaaagcatcttttccttcgaatcgttgatgacctttcaagtagtgataactacttcacccaacgcgttgatgcagccaataaacaaggtatatcacccttagcaaaatgtaccacagcaatgcgaatgttagcatatggtgtggcagcagatgcggtcgatgagtacatcaaaattggaggtactacagcattggagtgtttacgtagattctgtaaaggaatcatacgattgtatgagcaacagtacctgagagcaccaacccaagaagACCTGCAAAGGATATTACATGCTAATGacatgcgggggttcccaggcatgatcgggagtattgactgcatgcactgggagtggaaaaattgtcctaaagcatgggaaggtcaatttactagaggggataagggaaccacaacagttattcttgaagcagttgcaacttatgacctatggatctggcatgccttttttggatgtcctggaacgttgaacgacataaacgttctagatcggtcaccagtgtttgatgacgtggaacagggaaagactccagctgtgaatttcgttgtgaatcaacgtccctataatatggcatactatctagccgatggtatctatccttcttatccaactttcatcaaaacgattagacttcctcaaagtgaacccgataagttatttgcaaaagttcaggagggatgtcggaaggacatcgaacgtgcatttggagttcttcaagctcgttttcaaatcatccgtgaaccagctcgcttgtgggacatagatgacttgagtatcattatgaggtcatgcatcatattacataatatgattgtcgaggatgaacgagatacatatgctcaacgttggaccgattttgagcaatctggggaaggtggatctagtacacagcaaccatactcgaccgaggttttacccgcttttgcaaatcatgtgcgtgctagatccgagttgcgtgattcaaatgttcatcatgaactgcaagcagatctagtgaagcacatctgggcaaagtttggaatgtctcaggattga